A genomic stretch from Erwinia sp. E_sp_B01_1 includes:
- a CDS encoding metal ABC transporter permease, producing the protein MALLHPFIEFGFMRRALVACIALSLSATPLGVFLLLRRMSLVGDALSHAVLPGAAIGYLISGLSLVAMGTGGIIAGLSVALLSGAVSRYTPLREDASFAGFYLGSLALGVTLVSLRGSSVDLLHVLFGSLLAVDNPSILLVSAIAAVSLLILALIYRPLVIDAFDPGFLRAQNRWVAPLVHGIFLVLVVTNLVAGFQVLGTLMCVGLMMLPAAAARFWGKALPGMIAAAMVLALLASFSGLIASFYLSLPAGPAVVLSAAMLFFISILVGPCGGIFCPRPFSVGKEKV; encoded by the coding sequence CTGGCTCTGCTTCATCCTTTCATTGAGTTTGGCTTTATGCGTCGTGCGCTGGTGGCCTGTATTGCCCTTTCTCTCAGCGCCACGCCGCTTGGCGTCTTTTTATTACTCCGCAGAATGAGTCTGGTTGGCGATGCGCTTTCTCATGCCGTGCTACCCGGCGCGGCTATCGGCTATCTGATCTCCGGCTTATCGCTGGTGGCGATGGGGACCGGCGGGATCATTGCCGGGCTTTCCGTCGCCTTACTTTCTGGTGCGGTCAGTCGTTATACCCCGCTGCGGGAAGATGCCAGTTTTGCCGGTTTTTACCTGGGCTCCCTGGCTCTTGGCGTCACTCTCGTCTCGTTACGCGGTTCCAGCGTTGACCTGTTGCACGTTCTCTTCGGTTCTTTGTTAGCCGTGGATAACCCTTCAATCCTGCTGGTCAGCGCTATTGCAGCTGTTTCCCTGCTGATTCTGGCTCTGATTTACCGTCCTCTGGTTATTGACGCCTTCGATCCCGGCTTTTTACGCGCGCAAAATCGCTGGGTTGCTCCCCTGGTGCATGGCATTTTCCTGGTGCTGGTCGTCACTAACCTTGTGGCAGGTTTTCAGGTGTTGGGGACACTGATGTGTGTCGGCTTGATGATGTTGCCTGCCGCCGCAGCCCGTTTCTGGGGAAAAGCACTGCCTGGCATGATTGCCGCCGCTATGGTGCTGGCGCTGCTGGCGAGCTTCAGCGGATTAATCGCCTCCTTTTACCTCTCGCTGCCTGCCGGTCCGGCGGTGGTGTTGAGCGCCGCGATGCTGTTTTTTATCTCAATTTTAGTGGGGCCCTGCGGCGGAATTTTCTGTCCGCGCCCGTTTTCAGTTGGTAAGGAGAAAGTATGA
- a CDS encoding metal ABC transporter substrate-binding protein translates to MKKLPVALALAGIMLTPMAMAKTVDTVASFSVLADIVKEVGGDHVKVKSLVGPDGDPHSFEPTPQDSQALAKADVVFVSGLGLEGWMDRLISASEYKGKVIVSSQGIETRTMEEDGKSITDPHAWNSMKNGVVYATNVMNALIAADPQDEAYFRQRGSAYISQLNKLDSWAAESFAAIPQGKRKVLTSHDAFGYFGQRYGVSFMSPVGFSTESEASASDVAGLITQLKTSHIHSYFIENQTDPRLVKQIASASGAQPGGELYPEALTKKGGAADTYTAAFKHNVEVMVASMK, encoded by the coding sequence ATGAAGAAGTTACCTGTTGCGCTGGCTCTGGCGGGGATAATGCTGACCCCAATGGCAATGGCGAAAACGGTGGATACCGTAGCCAGTTTTTCCGTGCTGGCCGATATTGTCAAAGAGGTGGGTGGCGATCATGTGAAGGTCAAAAGTCTGGTAGGGCCGGATGGCGATCCGCACAGCTTTGAGCCCACTCCCCAGGATAGCCAGGCTCTGGCGAAAGCGGATGTGGTGTTCGTGAGCGGACTGGGTCTGGAAGGGTGGATGGATCGACTTATTTCCGCTTCGGAATATAAAGGGAAAGTTATTGTCTCTTCACAGGGAATTGAAACCCGAACGATGGAGGAGGACGGCAAATCGATTACCGATCCCCATGCCTGGAACAGCATGAAAAATGGAGTTGTCTATGCGACCAACGTGATGAATGCGCTGATCGCCGCCGATCCGCAGGACGAGGCTTATTTTCGTCAGCGTGGTTCAGCCTATATCAGCCAGCTGAACAAACTGGATAGCTGGGCGGCAGAGAGTTTTGCTGCCATTCCGCAGGGGAAAAGAAAAGTCCTGACCAGCCATGATGCTTTCGGCTATTTTGGTCAGCGCTACGGCGTCAGCTTTATGTCGCCAGTGGGCTTTTCAACCGAGTCTGAAGCCAGTGCCTCTGATGTGGCCGGGCTGATAACCCAGCTCAAAACCAGTCACATCCACAGCTACTTCATCGAAAACCAGACCGATCCCCGCCTCGTTAAACAGATCGCCTCTGCCTCCGGTGCGCAACCGGGCGGCGAACTTTATCCGGAAGCGCTGACTAAAAAGGGCGGTGCAGCGGATACCTATACAGCTGCTTTCAAACATAACGTAGAGGTGATGGTTGCCAGTATGAAGTAA
- the ykgO gene encoding type B 50S ribosomal protein L36, with protein sequence MQVLSSLASAKKRHKDCKVVRRHGRVYVICKSNPRFKAVQGGKKKR encoded by the coding sequence ATGCAGGTTTTAAGCTCTCTGGCTTCTGCCAAAAAACGCCACAAAGATTGCAAAGTTGTCCGCCGCCATGGCCGCGTTTACGTCATCTGCAAAAGTAATCCGCGCTTTAAAGCCGTGCAGGGTGGCAAGAAGAAACGCTGA
- a CDS encoding type B 50S ribosomal protein L31, with the protein MRKGIHPAYRTVAFHDTSADTYFTVGSTIKTDRTVELDGKVLPYVPLDVSSASHAYYTGKQKEFAKEGSAHRFNQRFGRFFTSSK; encoded by the coding sequence ATGAGAAAAGGTATTCATCCGGCCTACCGTACAGTGGCCTTTCATGACACCAGTGCAGACACTTATTTCACCGTGGGATCGACAATCAAAACCGATCGCACCGTAGAACTGGACGGCAAAGTGCTGCCATACGTACCGCTGGACGTCTCGTCCGCGTCTCATGCGTATTACACCGGCAAGCAGAAAGAGTTTGCTAAAGAAGGCAGCGCACACCGCTTTAATCAGCGCTTTGGCCGTTTCTTCACCTCGTCGAAATAA